The Tripterygium wilfordii isolate XIE 37 chromosome 5, ASM1340144v1, whole genome shotgun sequence genome window below encodes:
- the LOC119999151 gene encoding uncharacterized protein LOC119999151, producing the protein MSGDPSTRNQSKWCSYHRDEGHRTADSREFKRHLEELVQQGHLKEFIDKEKTAVEKKGEPQSKERGEPSYYVVNFIDAMVPDARLGNAIRRTEYRRVRHQQEVMRMDLNPSLGTKRPREVTAITFTKEDATGVIFPHNDALVISLQIGAATVKRMIVDQGSSAEIMYYSLFQKLGKTHANLIPVPTHLVGLNATPVWPLGRIRLPVTAGPRTVEVDFLVIDLQSWAGLGFT; encoded by the coding sequence ATGTCAGGGGATCCGTCCACTCGAAACCAATCCAAATGGTGTTCCTATCATCGAGACGAAGGTCACAGGACAGCAGATAGCAGAGAGTTCAAACGACATTTGGAAGAATTGGTTCAACAGGGTCATCTTaaggaatttattgacaaagaaaaaaccGCTGTCGAAAAGAAGGGAGAACCTCAGTCAAAAGAGCGGGGAGAACCTTCATACTACGTGGTTAATTTTATAGATGCAATGGTACCGGATGCACGACTTGGTAATGCGATAAGGCGAACGGAGTATAGGAGGGTCCGACACCAACAAGAGGTAATGCGGATGGATCTTAATCCCAGTTTGGGAACTAAGAGACCAAGGGAGGTAACTGCAATCACTTTCACCAAGGAAGATGCAACAGGAGTCATCTTTCCGCATAATGATGCTCTCGTGATCTCCCTGCAAATCGGAGCAGCAACAGTGAAGCGAATGATAGTAGACCAAGGAAGTTCTGCAGAGATCATGTATTATTCACTCTTCCAAAAGTTAGGAAAAACTCATGCAAATTTGATTCCTGTTCCAACACATCTGGTGGGCCTTAATGCGACCCCAGTTTGGCCTCTCGGAAGGATACGACTGCCAGTCACGGCAGGTCCAAGAACAGTTGAAGTGGATTTCCTTGTTATAGATCTACAATCATGGGCAGGACTTGGTTTCACTTAA
- the LOC119999152 gene encoding uncharacterized protein LOC119999152, whose product MKKDTGEVLWSAQKKAEQSLRKMTSTPCVRALRLEDPPNKFSPPTFAIYDGKRDPIAHISAYTHKMALWADRDRLICKMFPSSLGTTAMKWFHQLLENSVSSWRELARIFVARLIANSRDPATLDTLFALHLRRGESLWAYAARYSDTYADIEDCDERTAVATFRLGLPRDYKLRESLTTAPPKNMAALQDRIKQ is encoded by the coding sequence ATGAAGAAAGATACTGGGGAGGTCTTATGGAGTGCTCAGAAGAAGGCCGAGCAAAGCCTTAGAAAAATGACTTCCACACCCTGCGTGCGGGCTCTGCGACTGGAAGATCCACCAAACAAGTTTTCACCCCCAACCTTTGCAATTTATGATGGAAAAAGGGATCCTATAGCACATATTTCAGCCTACACTCATAAGATGGCACTTTGGGCAGATCGAGACAGACTCATCTGCAAAATGTTTCCATCGAGTCTCGGGACAACAGCCATGAAATGGTTTCATCAACTTCTAGAGAATTCAGTTTCGTCTTGGAGGGAGTTGGCCCGAATCTTTGTAGCAAGACTCATAGCAAATAGTCGAGATCCAGCGACATTGGATACTCTGTTTGCTTTACATCTCAGGAGAGGAGAGTCACTCTGGGCTTACGCTGCCAGGTATTCAGATACCTATGCGGATATAGAAGATTGTGATGAGAGGACCGCAGTGGCTACTTTTCGCCTCGGGCTCCCTCGTGATTATAAACTACGAGAAAGTTTGACGACAGCTCCACCCAAGAATATGGCCGCGCTTCAGGACAGGATTAAGCAATAG